A region of the Leeuwenhoekiella sp. MAR_2009_132 genome:
ATTGTGTATACTATACACAAACCAACTTTCTCTTAATATCTGGTATTCAGGATTAAATTGTTTATGAAACAACAAAAGTGCTGTGTGCCAATCGTGTAAATGCACTACATCTACATGATCAAATAAATTCTGTTTAATAGCCTGAGCAACAGCTGTATTAAAAATAAAATACTTTACAGCATCAGTAAAAAAAGGTTCAGTAGGATCATCATTATAAATATGAGCAATATTACCTTCAATAATTTCAGGATGGTGAATTACATAATGCGTAATACCTTCAAAATGTTTTTTAGGCTGTACTTCATATAAATAAGCAATAGACTCATCCCCACGTATGTTTATTTTTAGATCACTTATAAAAGTTCCCCCTAAATGCAGCCTATTGTAAGCGGGTACAATCACGTGAACGTGATCGCCATTTGCTGCTAATTGTCTTGGCACATCTCGAACCACATCTGCCATTCCCCCTGCTTTACAATGAGCAATTGCATCATTTTCTGCGGAAACAAATAAAAAATTTTTCATCTCTAATTAACAATGGTTTGAGATCATTAAATCAAACCTTTTTATATCGTGAACTCTAAGGCTGTATAACCTCACTTTTTAAATAACCAAATTACTATTTCATTTATAGTATTGTCTTAAATAATATTTAAAACCGAATTAAATTTATGATAGATATTAAACACATAATTTGCTTAATACTGGGATCTAAAAATATTGCTTTTCATATTAACCCTACATTAATTCAGCATCAAATAATAGAGAACCTTTAATTTTTAATAATTATATAATTATTTGATTTACAATTGATAATTCAATAAATCTAATGTGTTAGTTTAATAAACTCGGAGTCACTTTAATTTCATAAAAAGTTCTTAAAATTAAACTGCTAAGGACAGTTTTAACGCTTTTATAATAATGAAACTTAACTATTGAGCGTATTTTTCAAATTATGCGATTTAACCACTTCTCCACCATTTTTAGCCTAGTAATTCTATTCTCCTTAGCTCAGGTATATTGCCAGGATTTAACAACCAGTAAGGCAGGCGATTCTTTACCCGAAAGTAACTCTTCAGTTCCAGAAGACGGCGATTTTATGCCAAATGCAATTCGGGAATATAACGAGGCTTACTACATATTAAGCAGACTTAATACCTCTACCGGCTTGCCACCAAATGAGTTTAATTTTCAATCTCCACAAGCTACCTTAGAGCATTTTGTCTATAATGCGCGTAGTGGTGATTTTAAAAATGCGAGCTATGCCTTAAACTTTAATCTCTTGCCTGATGATATTACTCAAGAACAGGCCGCTACCCTTGCAGAAAAATTATTCTTCGTTTTAAATCAACGTATAAAAATTGATTGGAGTGGCTTATCAGATCGGCCAGATGGTCAAATTGATATGAGTACAAGCACAAATCAGGCAATTGCAGGTAAACCTATGCGCAGCGTGGTTTTTGGAGAAATAGATCTTGAAGGTAGGGATATTGTCTTAAGAATGCAACGTATTAAATACAAAGATTATGGAGCATTTTGGCTTATTTCAGCAAATACTGTAGAAAATATTGATAGTCTATATGAGGTTTACGGGCCCCGTGAACTCGATAGAATGATGCCAGATTGGGCACGTATTCAGTTTTTAAATATGCCTATCTGGAAATTTATTGGAACTTTTATTCTTATTCTTTTTAGCTATTTACTAGGCAAACTCAGTTTATACATCTTTAGAAAAATATTTAAAAAATCTGATAAAATCTGGGTAAACACGATAGCAAAACGACTAGCAACCCCTGCGGGTTGGGCAATAGGCGTATTGTTTTTTTACATCTCTTTGAATAAACTTATTTCCTTTGGCGGAACATTTGCAAGTACACTTTATGCAATCTTATTAATTGCCGTTATAGGTACAATTACGTGGTTTATTATGCGATTTATAGATTCATTTATGGTCTATGTTGCCGAAACAAAAATAGGAGACACCAATCCCGAAGAAAATAATGAGGCTCGCATGATGCTAACGTATATCTCTGTAGCAAGACGGGTTATAACATTTATAGTCATCATAGTAGGTTTTTCAGTAATCTTATCTCAGTTTAGATCATTAGAAAAGTTAGGAATATCTTTAATAGCCTCTGCCGGTCTCGCTACTGTGGTTCTGGGTGTTGCCGCCCAAAGTACTTTAGGCAATATTATCGCAGGTATTCAAATAGCATTAACCAGACCTGCACGTATAGGAGACACAGTAATTATTGATGATGACTGGGGATATGTTGAAGATATACGGTTTACCTATATGGTAGTACGCACC
Encoded here:
- a CDS encoding mechanosensitive ion channel family protein — encoded protein: MRFNHFSTIFSLVILFSLAQVYCQDLTTSKAGDSLPESNSSVPEDGDFMPNAIREYNEAYYILSRLNTSTGLPPNEFNFQSPQATLEHFVYNARSGDFKNASYALNFNLLPDDITQEQAATLAEKLFFVLNQRIKIDWSGLSDRPDGQIDMSTSTNQAIAGKPMRSVVFGEIDLEGRDIVLRMQRIKYKDYGAFWLISANTVENIDSLYEVYGPRELDRMMPDWARIQFLNMPIWKFIGTFILILFSYLLGKLSLYIFRKIFKKSDKIWVNTIAKRLATPAGWAIGVLFFYISLNKLISFGGTFASTLYAILLIAVIGTITWFIMRFIDSFMVYVAETKIGDTNPEENNEARMMLTYISVARRVITFIVIIVGFSVILSQFRSLEKLGISLIASAGLATVVLGVAAQSTLGNIIAGIQIALTRPARIGDTVIIDDDWGYVEDIRFTYMVVRTWDERRLIVPLKEIISKTFENWSMTSAHQIRPITLHVDYKTDVNLIRQKFSELLEQEENWDKNHPPVVQVVDMSEKTMQVRALCSAKDASSTWDLHCTLREKLIAYISKLDSGQHLSKSRIRIQNNLNND